A portion of the Juglans microcarpa x Juglans regia isolate MS1-56 chromosome 1D, Jm3101_v1.0, whole genome shotgun sequence genome contains these proteins:
- the LOC121261286 gene encoding uncharacterized protein LOC121261286, which translates to MDWFSWLSKTGLEPSLVYEYGLAFAHNELEEEDILYFNHEFLQSMGISIAKHRLEILKLARKEKGGRPRSLSRLLVAMRKTKRCLANCIRTWIRREESALVLVPRPSYGTRWKGAMLKRNKTLTTVKQERLLLTNGSPMVFASGPLRLDSFSSPLGYDLRKEEKMDGNDDGYWSAGAEEIRWDTMFQDLKPT; encoded by the coding sequence ATGGATTGGTTCTCATGGCTATCTAAAACAGGCCTCGAGCCGTCTCTAGTTTACGAGTACGGTCTCGCTTTTGCTCACAAtgagcttgaagaagaagacatacTTTATTTCAACCATGAGTTTCTCCAAAGCATGGGGATTTCCATAGCCAAGCACAGGCTAGAAATCCTCAAGCTTGCTAGAAAGGAGAAGGGAGGAAGACCGCGTTCCTTATCAAGGCTTCTCGTCGCCATGAGGAAGACAAAAAGGTGCTTGGCTAACTGCATCCGCACATGGATTCGCCGTGAGGAGTCGGCTCTGGTGCTTGTGCCGAGGCCTAGTTATGGAACAAGATGGAAGGGAGCAatgttgaagaggaacaaaACATTGACGACGGTAAAACAAGAGAGGTTGTTGCTCACAAATGGGAGTCCTATGGTGTTTGCTTCAGGGCCTCTTCGGTTAGATAGTTTTTCGAGCCCTTTGGGGTATGATCTCCGTAAGGAGGAAAAGATGGACGGCAACGATGACGGGTACTGGTCCGCCGGTGCTGAAGAGATCAGGTGGGATACCATGTTTCAGGATTTGAAACCCACCTGA
- the LOC121259075 gene encoding protein NUCLEAR FUSION DEFECTIVE 4: MPKLVLKVGSRPPWVGLAAAVWVQIAAGNSYNFPLYSSTLKSVMDYNQQQVTLLGVANDIGESVSILPGIACNKFPPWALLLVGALLCFLGYGVLWLAVSQTVQNLPYWLLWLALCIGANSCAWFGTAVLVTNMRNFPLSRGTVAGILKGYIGISAAVYTVICSMVLNDSASKLLLFLALGLPFLCLAMMYLIRACTPASGEDSSEHVHFIFTQASSVLLAIYLLATTVTSDTVSLSGTVSYILVAIMVILLMSPLVIPAKMTFFPAKKLGAPVYSSDDLVGSTQTDPLLTPTSSSTHLGNFHEREDASDVETLLAVGEGAVKKKRRGPRRGEDFKFREALIKADFWLLWFSYFLAVGPGITVLNNLAQIGVALGVDDTTLLLSLFSFCNFVGRLGAGAVSEHFVRSRTLPRTFWMICAHIVMTVSFLLFALSLTSTLYIATALLGICYGVQYSTMVPTASEIFGLKHFGIIYSTMALGNPIGAILFSALLAGYLYDAEAATQGGSTCLGSNCFRLTFLVLAGVCGLGTILSTILTIRVQPVYQLLYAGGSFRLLQNTNY; this comes from the exons ATGCCAAAACTAGTTCTGAAAGTAGGAAGCAGACCGCCATGGGTGGGTTTGGCAGCCGCGGTCTGGGTCCAAATCGCGGCTGGAAATTCCTACAACTTCCCACTCTACTCCTCAACACTCAAATCCGTAATGGACTACAACCAGCAGCAGGTGACGTTGCTTGGAGTGGCTAACGATATTGGAGAGAGCGTGAGTATTCTCCCTGGTATTGCCTGCAATAAGTTCCCTCCTTGGGCTCTGCTTTTGGTTGGTGCCTTGCTGTGTTTCTTAGGATATGGTGTTCTATGGCTCGCTGTTTCCCAGACTGTTCAGAACCTGCCTTATTGGCTG TTATGGCTTGCGCTATGTATTGGAGCCAACAGCTGTGCATGGTTTGGCACAGCTGTGCTTGTAACCAACATGAGAAACTTCCCTCTCAGTAGGGGCACAGTTGCTGGCATTCTCAAAGGTTATATCGGGATCAGTGCTGCAGTGTATACAGTAATATGCAGTATGGTGCTAAATGACTCAGCTTCAAAACTATTGTTATTCCTTGCACTTGGGCTTCCTTTTTTATGTTTAGCCATGATGTACCTTATTCGGGCTTGTACTCCGGCATCTGGAGAAGACTCTTCAGAGcatgttcattttattttcacacAAGCTTCTAGTGTTTTGCTTGCCATCTATCTTCTCGCGACCACAGTGACAAGTGACACAGTTTCTCTAAGTGGCACTGTTTCCTACATTTTAGTTGCCATAATGGTTATACTTCTGATGTCCCCCCTCGTAATTCCTgcgaaaatgacattttttcctGCAAAGAAACTGGGTGCCCCtgtttattcttcagatgattTAGTTGGTTCAACCCAAACAGATCCTTTGTTAACACCAACTTCATCATCTACACATCTTGGAAATTTCCATGAGAGAGAGGATGCTTCAGATGTGGAAACACTTCTTGCTGTTGGGGAGGGGGCagtgaagaagaaaaggagaggcCCCCGTAGGGGGGAAGATTTCAAGTTCCGTGAAGCTCTAATCAAGGCTGATTTTTGGCTTCTTTGGTTTTCATACTTTCTTGCGGTTGGTCCAGGAATAACAGTTCTAAATAATCTGGCTCAGATTGGGGTTGCATTAGGTGTTGATGATACAACCTTGTTGTTGTCTCTCTTCAGCTTTTGCAATTTTGTGGGTCGTCTTGGTGCGGGTGCTGTTTCTGAACACTTTGTCAG GTCGAGAACACTTCCTCGCACGTTTTGGATGATATGTGCACATATTGTAATGACCGTATCTTTCCTTCTATTTGCATTATCCCTCACTTCTACTCTCTATATTGCTACTGCTCTACTTGGAATCTGCTATGGTGTTCAGTATTCTACGATGGTCCCAACCGCCTCTGAGATTTTCGGCTTAAAGCATTTTGGCATAATATACAGCACCATGGCATTAGGCAATCCTATTGGTGCAATCCTTTTCTCAGCTCTGCTTGCTGGTTATTTATATGATGCTGAAGCTGCTACACAAGGAGGGTCTACCTGTTTAGGTTCCAATTGCTTCAGGCTCACTTTCCTGGTTCTGGCTGGAGTTTGTGGGCTGGGCACCATCTTGAGCACAATTCTGACCATTAGAGTGCAACCGGTCTACCAACTGCTTTATGCTGGTGGTTCTTTTCGACTTCTTCAAAATACAAATTACTGA